One Bemisia tabaci chromosome 7, PGI_BMITA_v3 DNA window includes the following coding sequences:
- the LOC109029597 gene encoding uncharacterized protein, whose translation MSLNDLSLNCSECKKHFTSAALLLQHYAQHIIFSYSDAAKSLRAERKRKRKEKQAEDEKLETGQNVSSPTSCSNSSTSAKSISPTHGVEAKYLPQEQNNNELNDNYSTSLPTPEPLNLVKFDLQQCLENKVTKEENDSDMEQGFPVKIESVLDIKEEYCDQPDDDGSSSGRNDSGDRNESEDFNPLKFCMITMEEDNSAIKTSEESSHILVMPELQLNDVTVYRKLAPKPVEKSKFVTEKRGKSTRKYPCHLCEKVFGWSTDLKRHVLIHTGERPFKCKVCLASFTRNFLLQKHQSKIHPCSKPIVKDINDINEKDSPPPFRVVDLPQVLKI comes from the exons ATGTCATTAAATG aCCTCTCTTTGAATTGCAGCGAATGCAAGAAACATTTTACATCTGCAGCTCTTCTCCTTCAGCACTATGCACAGCACATCATCTTTAGCTACAGCGATGCTGCCAAGTCGCTGCGAGCTGAGCGGAAACGCAAGCGAAAAGAGAAACAAGCGGAGGACGAAAAATTGGAAACGGGACAAAACGTAAGTTCCCCTACCTCCTGCAGTAATTCCAGTACCAGCGCAAAATCCATCTCTCCAACACACGGAGTGGAGGCTAAGTATCTGCCACAAGAACAGAACAACAATGAGCTTAACGACAATTATTCGACAAGCCTACCGACTCCAGAACCACTGAACCTGGTTAAATTTGATCTTCAACAGTGCCTAGAAAACAAAGTCACAAAAGAGGAAAACGATTCAGACATGGAGCAAGGGTTCCCTGTTAAAATTGAAAGTGTATTAGATATTAAAGAAGAATATTGTGATCAGCCTGATGATGATGGCAGCTCCTCCGGGAGAAATGACTCTGGTGATAGAAACGAAAGTGAAGATTTTAATCCTTTGAAGTTTTGTATGATTACAATGGAAGAAGATAACAGTGCCATTAAAACCTCAGAGGAGTCCTCACATATTTTGGTCATGCCAGAGTTACAATTGAATGATGTTACTGTGTACAGAAAACTAGCCCCCAAACCCGTTGAGAAAAGTAAATTTGTCActgaaaaaagaggtaaaagcACGCGCAAATACCCGTGTCACCTGTGTGAAAAAGTGTTTGGCTGGTCAACAGATCTCAAAAGGCATGTCTTGATTCACACGGGTGAACGGCCGTTCAAGTGCAAAGTTTGTCTTGCTTCATTCACCCGGAATTTCCTATTACAAAAACACCAGTCAAAAATTCACCCCTGCTCCAAGCCGATTGTAAAAGATATAAATGATATAAATGAAAAAGATTCACCGCCGCCATTTAGAGTAGTTGATCTGCCACAAGTGTTAAAAATCTAG